In Drosophila yakuba strain Tai18E2 chromosome 2R, Prin_Dyak_Tai18E2_2.1, whole genome shotgun sequence, a single genomic region encodes these proteins:
- the LOC6532172 gene encoding uncharacterized protein LOC6532172 isoform X2, producing the protein MKSKQLLAAALCLAASLLLETMAQENAMLQIPPSLVECYNTSYFMNRDNRLPANMDTLISLIEKVEYSYAASSGVQADIRTVSVALLHRFRQDGIKKAAGINAADGVIPYSPTGFQFPKLKILLSGLIPGNAYTFPNSSLTRVERCSLHFMLSSTFDTRTRGDENNVCNQLSQYRAQRLPRSLKKEHDNNFISDSEWLEARSKRGRSSDSASKYEQLGDLDYESDWAYAGPETSQCPVEDGLVRTRWGTISGGTLIAGIAAGVQQQTVQLNQLLTRATPLRARSRSQSQTSNTIDNRWAATLAGELAEVTLVQLPVSNGNSASVGATGGWNDTVLPHWYFLSQRNNLEATDAEIRGGLDGLILAKNVASWRTQASSLKLSQLLRMYYSTNGVLSSGINACSRQNQFTNVAPSQEMEDQTNAFAVVLDRQMQLRVTLQPSLISQFAGNATASLVTYVPIMDYFPSPQWSEISNLTTIKTDLYVFVDTYWPFGWVVDYVTYVLQGLNIHPYASKVTLFAAYDTTAIVNTTDYIINVYENWNSTSHSRHPPGFSLPRILNTLNARVGDLLETDRATDNLGGRSLVALLIPSSLSYVDEKDYDYCQRYLERMRVRLPSLHFIYYGGGALVRFHDFVRDPSKDLYLLNTEKPPDSCGAPVITRIRQVPRRISNPRCNVKGAISEFGTNSLTQFGSLGSINFYRLDSLYLPDRQSMRYLKVSPISEITFTVCTSRSIERPFRNLSAPLRAEENCESTALGSFSFDLTDACVGYTFVACPPVFFSVQAQSFGEVSCIVEACQTPDEAQYIISLNNLGCNGATVATINMVLPSVACLLLFFRILRKCNF; encoded by the exons AGCTCTCTGTCTAGCTGCTTCCCTACTTCTGGAGACAATGGCACAGGAAAATGCAATGCTGCAAATTCCCCCTTCATTGGTTGAGTGTTATAATACATCATACTTCATGAATCGGGATAATCGTCTACCAGCCAACATGGACACGCTCATTTCTCTCATCGAAAAAGTAGAATACAGCTACGCAGCTAGTTCAGGTGTACAAGCCGATATTCGAACCGTGTCGGTAGCCTTGCTGCATCGTTTCCGTCAAGATGGCATTAAGAAGGCTGCTGGAATAAATGCAGCTGACGGGGTAATACCGTACAGTCCAACAGGCTTTCAGTTTCCGAAGCTAAAAATTTTGCTCTCAGGGCTTATACCGGGAAACGCCTATACCTTTCCCAACAGTTCATTGACAAGAGTGGAGCGCTGCTCCCTCCATTTTATGCTATCAAGCACCTTTGACACAAGAACGCGCGGCGATGAAAACAATGTGTGCAATCAACTCTCTCAGTATAGAGCCCAGCGACTGCCGAGATCCTTAAAAAAGGAGCATGACAATAATTTTATAAGCGATTCTGAATGGCTGGAGGCACGCTCGAAACGAGGACGATCATCCGACTCAGCATCTAAATACGAACAATTGGGAGATTTAGACTACGAATCCGACTGGGCTTATGCAGGCCCTGAAACTAGCCAATGCCCTGTCGAGGACGGCTTAGTACGAACACGCTGGGGAACGATTTCTGGAGGCACTCTGATCGCCGGTATTGCTGCTGGTGTCCAGCAGCAGACAGTGCAACTCAATCAGCTATTGACCCGGGCTACCCCACTACGCGCTCGTAGTCGCAGTCAGTCCCAGACTAGCAATACTATTGACAACAGGTGGGCGGCAACTTTGGCCGGGGAGTTGGCGGAAGTCACGTTGGTCCAACTACCAGTGTCGAATGGCAATTCCGCTTCCGTTGGGGCTACCGGTGGATGGAATGACACAGTCCTACCCCATTGGTACTTCTTATCGCAGCGCAACAACCTTGAGGCTACCGATGCCGAGATCCGTGGTGGCCTTGATGGTCTGATTCTGGCTAAGAATGTGGCCAGTTGGAGGACTCAAGCATCAAGCCTTAAACTTTCACAATTGCTGCGCATGTACTACTCAACAAATGGTGTCCTTAGTTCAGGGATCAATGCCTGCAGTAGGCAAAATCAATTCACAAATGTGGCTCCGTCGCAGGAAATGGAGGACCAGACAAATGCGTTTGCCGTAGTACTGGATCGGCAGATGCAGCTGCGTGTCACCCTCCAGCCTTCCCTTATTTCCCAATTTGCTGGTAACGCTACCGCATCTCTGGTGACGTATGTGC CAATTATGGATTACTTTCCGTCCCCGCAATGGTCTGAAATATCCAATCTAACCACAATAAAGACTGATCTATATGTGTTTGTCGACACATACTGGCCCTTCGGCTGGGTTGTTGATTACGTAAC CTATGTGCTGCAGGGCCTTAACATTCATCCATACGCAAGTAAGGTTACCCTATTCGCAGCTTACGATACCACGGCCATAGTTAATACCACCGACTACATAATCAACGTCTATGAAAATTGGAATTCAACTTCGCACTCTCGGC ATCCACCCGGTTTTAGTCTGCCACGTATCCTAAACACTTTAAATGCAAGAGTTGGGGACTTGCTAGAAACAGATCGTGCTACCGATAATCTGGGAGGCCGATCATTAGTTGCGCTATTAATACCCAGTTCGCTATCTTACGTAGATGAGAAGGACTATGATTATTGTCAGCGATATTTGGAAAGAATGCGTGTGCGTTTACCCAGTTTGCACTTTATTTACTATGGAGGGGGAGCGTTGGTAAGGTTCCACGACTTCGTACGCGATCCAAGTAAAGATTTGTACCTTTTGAACACCGAAAAGCCACCCGACAGTTGCGGTGCTCCCGTTATTACACGAATTCGGCAAG TGCCCCGTCGAATTTCAAATCCACGTTGCAATGTAAAAGGCGCTATCAGCGAGTTTGGAACCAATTCCCTGACACAATTTGGGAGTTTGGGCAGTATTAATTTCTACAGACTGGACTCGCTATATCTACCGGATCGACAGAGTATGCGTTACCTAAAAGTTTCCCCCATTAGTGAAATTACTTTTACTGTTTGCACATCCCGAAGCATCGAACGCCCATTTAGAAATTTAAGTGCGCCATTAAGGGCGGAAGAGAACTGCGAATCTACAGCATTGGGATCATTTAGCTTTGATCTTACTGATGCGTGTGTTGGTTATACCTTTGTGGCTTGTCCTCCTGTATTTTTCTCAGTCCAGGCTCAAAGCTTTGGTGAAGTTTCATGTATAGTTGAGGCTTGTCAGACTCCAGATGAAGCGCAGTATATCATTAGTTTAAATAATCTTGGCTGTAACGGAGCTACCGTCGCAACCATTAATATGGTCTTACCTTCTGTGGCTTGcctacttttattttttcgcattttaagaaaatgtaatttctaA
- the LOC6532172 gene encoding uncharacterized protein LOC6532172 isoform X3: protein MKSKQLLAAALCLAASLLLETMAQENAMLQIPPSLVECYNTSYFMNRDNRLPANMDTLISLIEKVEYSYAASSGVQADIRTVSVALLHRFRQDGIKKAAGINAADGVIPYSPTGFQFPKLKILLSGLIPGNAYTFPNSSLTRVERCSLHFMLSSTFDTRTRGDENNVCNQLSQYRAQRLPRSLKKEHDNNFISDSEWLEARSKRGRSSDSASKYEQLGDLDYESDWAYAGPETSQCPVEDGLVRTRWGTISGGTLIAGIAAGVQQQTVQLNQLLTRATPLRARSRSQSQTSNTIDNRWAATLAGELAEVTLVQLPVSNGNSASVGATGGWNDTVLPHWYFLSQRNNLEATDAEIRGGLDGLILAKNVASWRTQASSLKLSQLLRMYYSTNGVLSSGINACSRQNQFTNVAPSQEMEDQTNAFAVVLDRQMQLRVTLQPSLISQFAGNATASLVTYVPIMDYFPSPQWSEISNLTTIKTDLYVFVDTYWPFGWVVDYVTYVLQGLNIHPYASKVTLFAAYDTTAIVNTTDYIINVYENWNSTSHSRHPPGFSLPRILNTLNARVGDLLETDRATDNLGGRSLVALLIPSSLSYVDEKDYDYCQRYLERMRVRLPSLHFIYYGGGALVRFHDFVRDPSKDLYLLNTEKPPDSCGAPVITRIRQVPRRISNPRCNVKGAISEFGTNSLTQFGSLGSINFYRLDSLYLPDRQM from the exons AGCTCTCTGTCTAGCTGCTTCCCTACTTCTGGAGACAATGGCACAGGAAAATGCAATGCTGCAAATTCCCCCTTCATTGGTTGAGTGTTATAATACATCATACTTCATGAATCGGGATAATCGTCTACCAGCCAACATGGACACGCTCATTTCTCTCATCGAAAAAGTAGAATACAGCTACGCAGCTAGTTCAGGTGTACAAGCCGATATTCGAACCGTGTCGGTAGCCTTGCTGCATCGTTTCCGTCAAGATGGCATTAAGAAGGCTGCTGGAATAAATGCAGCTGACGGGGTAATACCGTACAGTCCAACAGGCTTTCAGTTTCCGAAGCTAAAAATTTTGCTCTCAGGGCTTATACCGGGAAACGCCTATACCTTTCCCAACAGTTCATTGACAAGAGTGGAGCGCTGCTCCCTCCATTTTATGCTATCAAGCACCTTTGACACAAGAACGCGCGGCGATGAAAACAATGTGTGCAATCAACTCTCTCAGTATAGAGCCCAGCGACTGCCGAGATCCTTAAAAAAGGAGCATGACAATAATTTTATAAGCGATTCTGAATGGCTGGAGGCACGCTCGAAACGAGGACGATCATCCGACTCAGCATCTAAATACGAACAATTGGGAGATTTAGACTACGAATCCGACTGGGCTTATGCAGGCCCTGAAACTAGCCAATGCCCTGTCGAGGACGGCTTAGTACGAACACGCTGGGGAACGATTTCTGGAGGCACTCTGATCGCCGGTATTGCTGCTGGTGTCCAGCAGCAGACAGTGCAACTCAATCAGCTATTGACCCGGGCTACCCCACTACGCGCTCGTAGTCGCAGTCAGTCCCAGACTAGCAATACTATTGACAACAGGTGGGCGGCAACTTTGGCCGGGGAGTTGGCGGAAGTCACGTTGGTCCAACTACCAGTGTCGAATGGCAATTCCGCTTCCGTTGGGGCTACCGGTGGATGGAATGACACAGTCCTACCCCATTGGTACTTCTTATCGCAGCGCAACAACCTTGAGGCTACCGATGCCGAGATCCGTGGTGGCCTTGATGGTCTGATTCTGGCTAAGAATGTGGCCAGTTGGAGGACTCAAGCATCAAGCCTTAAACTTTCACAATTGCTGCGCATGTACTACTCAACAAATGGTGTCCTTAGTTCAGGGATCAATGCCTGCAGTAGGCAAAATCAATTCACAAATGTGGCTCCGTCGCAGGAAATGGAGGACCAGACAAATGCGTTTGCCGTAGTACTGGATCGGCAGATGCAGCTGCGTGTCACCCTCCAGCCTTCCCTTATTTCCCAATTTGCTGGTAACGCTACCGCATCTCTGGTGACGTATGTGC CAATTATGGATTACTTTCCGTCCCCGCAATGGTCTGAAATATCCAATCTAACCACAATAAAGACTGATCTATATGTGTTTGTCGACACATACTGGCCCTTCGGCTGGGTTGTTGATTACGTAAC CTATGTGCTGCAGGGCCTTAACATTCATCCATACGCAAGTAAGGTTACCCTATTCGCAGCTTACGATACCACGGCCATAGTTAATACCACCGACTACATAATCAACGTCTATGAAAATTGGAATTCAACTTCGCACTCTCGGC ATCCACCCGGTTTTAGTCTGCCACGTATCCTAAACACTTTAAATGCAAGAGTTGGGGACTTGCTAGAAACAGATCGTGCTACCGATAATCTGGGAGGCCGATCATTAGTTGCGCTATTAATACCCAGTTCGCTATCTTACGTAGATGAGAAGGACTATGATTATTGTCAGCGATATTTGGAAAGAATGCGTGTGCGTTTACCCAGTTTGCACTTTATTTACTATGGAGGGGGAGCGTTGGTAAGGTTCCACGACTTCGTACGCGATCCAAGTAAAGATTTGTACCTTTTGAACACCGAAAAGCCACCCGACAGTTGCGGTGCTCCCGTTATTACACGAATTCGGCAAG TGCCCCGTCGAATTTCAAATCCACGTTGCAATGTAAAAGGCGCTATCAGCGAGTTTGGAACCAATTCCCTGACACAATTTGGGAGTTTGGGCAGTATTAATTTCTACAGACTGGACTCGCTATATCTACCGGATCGACAGA
- the LOC6532172 gene encoding uncharacterized protein LOC6532172 isoform X1, giving the protein MKSKQLLAAALCLAASLLLETMAQENAMLQIPPSLVECYNTSYFMNRDNRLPANMDTLISLIEKVEYSYAASSGVQADIRTVSVALLHRFRQDGIKKAAGINAADGVIPYSPTGFQFPKLKILLSGLIPGNAYTFPNSSLTRVERCSLHFMLSSTFDTRTRGDENNVCNQLSQYRAQRLPRSLKKEHDNNFISDSEWLEARSKRGRSSDSASKYEQLGDLDYESDWAYAGPETSQCPVEDGLVRTRWGTISGGTLIAGIAAGVQQQTVQLNQLLTRATPLRARSRSQSQTSNTIDNRWAATLAGELAEVTLVQLPVSNGNSASVGATGGWNDTVLPHWYFLSQRNNLEATDAEIRGGLDGLILAKNVASWRTQASSLKLSQLLRMYYSTNGVLSSGINACSRQNQFTNVAPSQEMEDQTNAFAVVLDRQMQLRVTLQPSLISQFAGNATASLVTYVPQSLNDVSCVATSNLDLTDSITPMTNLYLFLDTSWQYSTIVDYVAYVIQQLNIHPYASTITMLSAQDGSIIVNTTNYITDVYQQWNATSQATYTQGFNLPNVLRTIQNLTQNLMNEEKTNSSLSGHSLVALIIPNQQTINDGDSSYATTEIQYIQEQIPDLRFIYYGGGSIQRFSSFVRDPTQDLFSLTLGSTPATSAGPVAKRIVQIPRRIINPRCGSSWYTNSWGTDQTAQYVGPGKVNFYRVSANYFFGAGANRYLTIQSQNGGTYTICTSRTYAWPQQNSTTLSTVNSIDQSCTQISGNSYSYDLSSACEGYYTITQCPDLYLSVQATSNTTSCSQDACQTPDQWRYIMSMVNMGCYSGVSGLAASLLTIIFALLALMQIQ; this is encoded by the exons AGCTCTCTGTCTAGCTGCTTCCCTACTTCTGGAGACAATGGCACAGGAAAATGCAATGCTGCAAATTCCCCCTTCATTGGTTGAGTGTTATAATACATCATACTTCATGAATCGGGATAATCGTCTACCAGCCAACATGGACACGCTCATTTCTCTCATCGAAAAAGTAGAATACAGCTACGCAGCTAGTTCAGGTGTACAAGCCGATATTCGAACCGTGTCGGTAGCCTTGCTGCATCGTTTCCGTCAAGATGGCATTAAGAAGGCTGCTGGAATAAATGCAGCTGACGGGGTAATACCGTACAGTCCAACAGGCTTTCAGTTTCCGAAGCTAAAAATTTTGCTCTCAGGGCTTATACCGGGAAACGCCTATACCTTTCCCAACAGTTCATTGACAAGAGTGGAGCGCTGCTCCCTCCATTTTATGCTATCAAGCACCTTTGACACAAGAACGCGCGGCGATGAAAACAATGTGTGCAATCAACTCTCTCAGTATAGAGCCCAGCGACTGCCGAGATCCTTAAAAAAGGAGCATGACAATAATTTTATAAGCGATTCTGAATGGCTGGAGGCACGCTCGAAACGAGGACGATCATCCGACTCAGCATCTAAATACGAACAATTGGGAGATTTAGACTACGAATCCGACTGGGCTTATGCAGGCCCTGAAACTAGCCAATGCCCTGTCGAGGACGGCTTAGTACGAACACGCTGGGGAACGATTTCTGGAGGCACTCTGATCGCCGGTATTGCTGCTGGTGTCCAGCAGCAGACAGTGCAACTCAATCAGCTATTGACCCGGGCTACCCCACTACGCGCTCGTAGTCGCAGTCAGTCCCAGACTAGCAATACTATTGACAACAGGTGGGCGGCAACTTTGGCCGGGGAGTTGGCGGAAGTCACGTTGGTCCAACTACCAGTGTCGAATGGCAATTCCGCTTCCGTTGGGGCTACCGGTGGATGGAATGACACAGTCCTACCCCATTGGTACTTCTTATCGCAGCGCAACAACCTTGAGGCTACCGATGCCGAGATCCGTGGTGGCCTTGATGGTCTGATTCTGGCTAAGAATGTGGCCAGTTGGAGGACTCAAGCATCAAGCCTTAAACTTTCACAATTGCTGCGCATGTACTACTCAACAAATGGTGTCCTTAGTTCAGGGATCAATGCCTGCAGTAGGCAAAATCAATTCACAAATGTGGCTCCGTCGCAGGAAATGGAGGACCAGACAAATGCGTTTGCCGTAGTACTGGATCGGCAGATGCAGCTGCGTGTCACCCTCCAGCCTTCCCTTATTTCCCAATTTGCTGGTAACGCTACCGCATCTCTGGTGACGTATGTGC CACAATCGTTAAACGATGTCTCTTGCGTGGCCACCAGTAATCTTGATTTGACAGATTCTATAACTCCAATGACTAACCTGTATCTTTTCTTGGATACTTCTTGGCAATATAGCACCATTGTTGACTATGTAGC ttatGTTATCCAGCAGCTTAATATTCACCCCTATGCCAGCACAATCACAATGCTTTCCGCACAAGATGGATCGATTATCGTAAACACCACAAACTATATTACCGATGTCTATCAGCAATGGAATGCCACTTCACAGGCGACTT ATACCCAGGGATTCAACCTTCCTAATGTTCTGCGTACAATTCAAAATCTAACCCAAAACTTAATGAATGAAGAAAAGACTAATTCGAGCTTAAGTGGTCACTCACTAGTAGCTCTAATCATTCCGAATCAGCAAACGATCAATGATGGTGACTCCAGTTACGCCACTACAGAAATTCAGTACATTCAGGAGCAAATTCCAGACCTGCGTTTTATATATTATGGTGGTGGAAGCATTCAACGGTTTTCAAGCTTTGTTCGAGATCCCACCCAAGACCTTTTCTCCCTCACGTTGGGCAGTACACCGGCGACTTCAGCGGGACCCGTAGCAAAGCGCATTGTCCAAA TTCCCCGTCGCATTATTAATCCACGTTGTGGATCAAGTTGGTACACAAATAGCTGGG GCACTGATCAAACAGCTCAATATGTTGGGCCTGGAAAGGTGAACTTTTACCGAGTTTCTGCTAACTATTTCTTTGGCGCTGGTGCGAATCGGTATTTGACCATTCAATCTCAGAATGGAGGAACTTATACCATATGTACTTCACGTACATATGCATGGCCGCAACAAAACTCAACTACTCTTTCTACAGTGAACTCGATAGATCAGAGTTGCACACAAATAAGTGGAAATAGTTATAGCTACGATCTTTCAAGTGCCTGTGAGGGCTACTACACTATCACCCAGTGTCCAGACTTGTATTTGTCAGTCCAAGCTACATCGAATACCACGTCCTGTTCACAAGATGCTTGCCAGACCCCTGACCAATGGCGTTATATAATGTCAATGGTCAACATGGGATGCTACAGCGGTGTCTCGGGTCTAGCAGCCAGCCTACTAACAATTATATTCGCATTGTTAGCTCTAATGCAGATTCAATGA